One genomic segment of Mauremys mutica isolate MM-2020 ecotype Southern chromosome 10, ASM2049712v1, whole genome shotgun sequence includes these proteins:
- the C10H2orf66 gene encoding uncharacterized protein C2orf66 homolog: MWKVALLVLCTMLTLRGLAKGAPLRPEEKWKPLDNPRNRDLFFRTLQAYFSGRGLDLRKFLDTFSMNNDRSRPVAIYSDPTASAFADYEEKKKLFQNYFKG, from the exons ATGTGGAAAGTGGCACTTCTGGTTCTGTGTACTATGCTTACTCTGAGGGGGTTGGCAAAGGGGGCTCCGCTAAGGCCAGAAGAAAAATGGAAACCTCTGGACAATCCCAGAAACCGAGATCTA TTTTTCAGAACACTCCAGGCTTATTTTTCGGGAAGAGGTCTTGATCTGAGAAAGTTCCTAGATACTTTCTCCATGAATAATGACAGATCCAGGCCTGTAGCTATCTACTCGGATCCTACTGCTTCTGCATTTGCAGAttatgaagaaaagaaaaaactatttcagAATTACTTCAAAGGCTGA